CTGAAGAAGCCGGTAAATACATGGGTGAAGCGAAAGAAGAACGAATTAGGGCCATCATTAAAGCTGCCATCGACTATGCCGGAAAGGATGCTAAAATTCAAACGCTCGGTTGGTGCTTTGGAGGTGGATGGAGTTTGCAAGCTTCGATTATGTTAGGCAAACAAGGAACAGGTTGTGTGATGTATTATGGCATGCCGGAAAAGGATGTTCAAAAACTGAAAACTATTTCGGCACCTGTTTTAGGATTATTTGCTGGTCAAGACAATTGGATTACAAAAGAAATTGTTGGTGCCTTTGAAAAAAACATGAAGGATAATAAAAAGGAAGTAACTGTTCAGGAATTTGATGCACAACATGCTTTTGCTAACCCCAGCAATCCCAAATACGACAAAGCTTCGGCAGAGGTGGCACATAAAATGGCCTTAGAATTTTTGAAAAAGCATTTGTAAGTCCTTAATCACATTCATTCATGCGGTTGATTTTAACCGCGGAGTTCGCTGAGAAGGCGCAAAGAGCGCAAAGGTTGAAAGGAATACTAACTTGTTGTTTGAAGTAATTAGTGGAATAAAAAAAGCGCCGCAAAAATTAATTTGCGGCGCTTTTTTTATTTGTTTTAAGAATTAAGCATTTACAGCTGTTTCTTTTTCAACGATATTGAATTCCTTTTTCAATTGGTCAACATAATCTAATTTTTCCCAACCAAAGGTTTCGTATTTTTTTCCGTTTACTTCTTTCACACCGGGTATGCGGCCCATGTGACCATAAGCTGCTGTTTCGGAGTAAATAGGGTTTTTTAAGCCAAAGCGTTTTACGATGGCACTTGGACGCATGTCAAAAATTTTAGCAACGCGTTGCGCAATTTCTCCGTCGCTTAATTTTTTTCCTTCGCTGTTTCTTGCTTTCACGGTATCGTAAGTTGAAACGTACAATCCAACCGGTTGCGCTACACCAATCGCATAAGCCACTTGAACTAAAACCTCATCCGCAACTCCCGCTGCAACAAGGTTTTTAGCAATATGACGTGTTGCATAAGCTGCAGAACGATCCACTTTAGAAGAATCCTTTCCAGAGAATGCACCACCTCCGTGCGCACCGCGACCACCGTAGGTATCTACAATAATTTTTCGTCCGGTTAAGCCGGTATCTCCGTGTGGGCCACCGATAACGAATTTACCGGTTGGGTTCACATGGTAATGAATGTCTTTACCAAATAATTTTTGAACGCGTTTTGGCAACAATTTTTTTACACGAGGAATGAGGATATTCACCACATCTTCACGGATTTTAGCCAACATAATCTCATCGGCAGCAAAATCATCGTGTTGTGTAGAAAGCACTATGGTTTCAATTTTTTCGGGTTTTCCTTTGTCGCTGTATTGGATGGTTACTTGCGATTTTGCATCGGGACGCAAGTATTTCATTTTTTTTCCTTCGCGGCGGATAACGGCTAACTCTTTTAATAAAAGATGAGAAATTTCAAGGGGAAGCGGCATGTAATTATCTGTTTCGCGGCAAGCGTAACCAAACATCATTCCTTGGTCACCTGCACCTTGATCTTCCTCTTTTGCACGGGCAACACCTTGATAAATATCGGATGATTGTTCGTGCAAGGCATTTAAAATACCACAAGAAATTGCATCAAACTGGTATTCAGATTTGTTGTATCCAATACGGTTAATTACTTCGCGCGCAATTTTTTGCACATCCACGTTTGCTTTTGCGGCAGGTGTTGTAGTAATTTCTCCTCCAATCACCACCAAGCCGGTAGTTACAAATGTTTCGCAAGCAACTTTTGCATTGCTGTCGTGCGTTAAAAAGGCATCAATAACGGCATCCGAAATTTGATCGGCAACTTTATCCGGGTGTCCTTCCGACACACTTTCTGAAGTAAATAAATAGGACATTTTTATCGTTTTTAAAATTTGAGGTGCGAATTTAGGTATTTATACTGTATTATTCTAATTCTGCAAGCCGTAAATTGGCATAAATATGCTAAAAGTGTCGTTTTTTAGTCGATTTCGCTGTTAATTTTGGAATGCGCTAAAATGAAAAAGAGATTCTTACGTTTTAAAGAATTATCTTTGCAAAATGCTTGACACCTCTGAAAAGATTGATATACGTTCGCTTACAAAGGAAGCTTTGAAGCAACAGTTTGTTGAAAAGGGAGAGGCGGCTTTTCGCGCTAAGCAGGTGTATGATTGGCTGTGGCGTAAAGGTGTGCACTCTTTTGATGCCATGAATAATCTTTCGAAAGAGATGCGGGAATGGTTAAAAGACGGCTTTGAAATCAGACCCGTAACCGTGGGTGATTTTCAGATTAGCAGTGATCGTACCATTAAAAATGCCTTCCGTTTGCATGACGGCAATATTGTGGAGGGAGTATTAATTCCTTCTACCACCCGCATGACTGCTTGCATTTCGTCGCAAGTGGGATGCAGTTTAACCTGTAAATTTTGTGCGACCGGTAGGATGGAACGTTTACGTAATTTGAACTCCGATGAGATTTATGATCAAGTAGTTTTAATTCGAAATCAATCGCTCAACCATTATAATATTCCCTTAAGCAACATTGTGTACATGGGAATGGGTGAGCCCTTGCTGAATTACAAAAACGTATTGGATTCGATCGATAAAATAACATCCCCTGAAGGATTAAACATGTCGCCGCAACGCATAACGGTATCAACAGCCGGAATTGCGAAAATGATTCGCAAACTGGGCGATGACGGGGTGAAATTTAATTTAGCCCTGAGCTTGCATGCCGCAAACGATGATAAGCGCAATAAAATTATGCCTATCAACGAACAAAACACCTTGGATGCTTTGGCGGAAGCACTGCGTTATTTTTATGATAAAACCGGTACCCGTGTAACTTTTGAGTATATTGTTTTTAAGGATTTTAACGATAGTCTATTGGATGCAAAAGAACTGGCTAATTTTTGTAAAAAAGTTCCTTGTAAAGTAAATATTATTGAATACAATCCAATTGAAGGGGGCGAGTTTAAACAAACCACACAAGAACGGCTCGATAATTTTGTGAAATTGCTGGAGAGTAAAAATATTATTGTGAATGTGCGCCGCAGCAGAGGAAAGGATATTGATGCTGCCTGCGGGCAATTGGCGAATAAAAATAAATCGGTTTTGGAAGCAAACCAGAAAAACTAAAACTAATACCAGAATTTTCTTCTTACTTTCATATTGTCGTAATGAAATTCTGCCAAATAAATCCCACTAGGCAGTTCAGGAATTTTTAGTGCAAAACTGCCATTGTCTTTCACCCATTCTGTTTGACCTTCACAAAGCTTTTCACCAATTAAATTGAAAACACTAACGTTAAGCAATGTGCTGTTTACAAAGGAATAGTGCACAAAAAGCCCTAGTTCATTTCTCACAACGTCAACCCCTTCCTCTCCGAAAAGCAATTGTACAGCTGTTGGATTTTCTACAATAATGCTTCTACTGAAACTCTTGGCGCATCCCAATGTGTTGCCGGCAGTTAAGGTTACAGTGTAAACCCCGGATGCAGCATAACTATGCGTAGGATGGGTACTCGTATCAATTGGTGAATTATCACCAAAATTCCAGGAATAATAACTTGCCCCGTTGGATTGGTTCGAAAAAGACACCATTTGATTTGGGAGAACAGATGCCGTATTCATATTGAATGATGCAACTACTGAAGTACCTTCTTCAATCTCCACGGTATCTGCAAAGGAAATACAGGCAGAGCTAGAGTCTGTAAATAACAGCAAGTATTGTCCGATATTTAAATTGGAAACAGTATCAACTCCTGCATTTAAAACGGAGCTTTTTATAATTGTTCCTTGCATGTTGCTTAAAGCATAAATCGAATTTGTGTTTCCTGTGATAATTAGTTTTCCGGATCCTGTTGTTCCACAAGTTGATGGGGTGGTTTCAATCTTGTAAGCATTGCTTATTTGAATTAAAAATCTAGGCTTGTTGGCTGTGTCGCTTAGAAAATAAGCGAACGTGTTTTGGTTTCTTAGGTTAGTGATGACTCCAGAATAGGTGTCTTCCAAGGTAATGCAGATGGAAGCTGAAAGAGATTCTAATCCGCGAAAACTCAAAGTATATTGTCCACTCGTTCCTACTTTTGCCCTTAAGGGGATTGTTATTGAAGAGGTGAGTTTAGGTAAGGAGTTAATTGATAAATCCTGCAAGGCAATGCGCGTGGATAAGCTAATATTTTGACTATTGTCAGAAAAAAGTTTTACTGCATCCCAATTGCTATCAAAACCTAGGCTGGCACTATCTGTAAAGTGCAAGGCCGTTTCATCGGTAAATGAAATTCCTTCACAAGTTATATAAACTACTTCTTTGGAGTTGTTTGATGCAGCCTGCTTTAAATAACTTGGATTTGTTGAAGCTTT
The sequence above is a segment of the Bacteroidota bacterium genome. Coding sequences within it:
- the rlmN gene encoding 23S rRNA (adenine(2503)-C(2))-methyltransferase RlmN, whose protein sequence is MLDTSEKIDIRSLTKEALKQQFVEKGEAAFRAKQVYDWLWRKGVHSFDAMNNLSKEMREWLKDGFEIRPVTVGDFQISSDRTIKNAFRLHDGNIVEGVLIPSTTRMTACISSQVGCSLTCKFCATGRMERLRNLNSDEIYDQVVLIRNQSLNHYNIPLSNIVYMGMGEPLLNYKNVLDSIDKITSPEGLNMSPQRITVSTAGIAKMIRKLGDDGVKFNLALSLHAANDDKRNKIMPINEQNTLDALAEALRYFYDKTGTRVTFEYIVFKDFNDSLLDAKELANFCKKVPCKVNIIEYNPIEGGEFKQTTQERLDNFVKLLESKNIIVNVRRSRGKDIDAACGQLANKNKSVLEANQKN
- a CDS encoding dienelactone hydrolase family protein: MQLFAQTQHSCCSMPATQEFAMLGKDKSFGASHLAPLPFNYESPKGKMITLACDDKKDAGAFEIKSEKPTQNYLFVFQEWWGLNDYIKQEAEKLQNELGDVTVIALDLYDGNVATTPEEAGKYMGEAKEERIRAIIKAAIDYAGKDAKIQTLGWCFGGGWSLQASIMLGKQGTGCVMYYGMPEKDVQKLKTISAPVLGLFAGQDNWITKEIVGAFEKNMKDNKKEVTVQEFDAQHAFANPSNPKYDKASAEVAHKMALEFLKKHL
- a CDS encoding methionine adenosyltransferase, which gives rise to MSYLFTSESVSEGHPDKVADQISDAVIDAFLTHDSNAKVACETFVTTGLVVIGGEITTTPAAKANVDVQKIAREVINRIGYNKSEYQFDAISCGILNALHEQSSDIYQGVARAKEEDQGAGDQGMMFGYACRETDNYMPLPLEISHLLLKELAVIRREGKKMKYLRPDAKSQVTIQYSDKGKPEKIETIVLSTQHDDFAADEIMLAKIREDVVNILIPRVKKLLPKRVQKLFGKDIHYHVNPTGKFVIGGPHGDTGLTGRKIIVDTYGGRGAHGGGAFSGKDSSKVDRSAAYATRHIAKNLVAAGVADEVLVQVAYAIGVAQPVGLYVSTYDTVKARNSEGKKLSDGEIAQRVAKIFDMRPSAIVKRFGLKNPIYSETAAYGHMGRIPGVKEVNGKKYETFGWEKLDYVDQLKKEFNIVEKETAVNA